CTTGCATACCCCTCATGCTCGATGCGACCGCATCGGACCGCGCCCTGAGCAACCGGTCCACCGCTGGTCCGGCTTTTTGAATGAGCCGCTCTTTTACGTCAACCAATTTTTTTGTTCGCTCCAGTTGAATATTGCCCGAATTGCTCACATGGTCAGGCCCGCCATAGCGGATATAGGCTTCGCCGCGCGCGTCCCAGGGAAATCGAAGTGTCCCAAAAAATTCACGCGCATACGCGACGCGGCGATAGTGTTCCAATAACCGTTCATTGGCTTCGGTGACGGGAGCCGGATCTAAGCGCGACCAGAATGTTCTAAAAACGCGTTTTTTTTCTGGAAGTGTCTCGGCATCGTTATATTCTTTGAGAATGGGACCCGATGCGAGGAGATTTAGATCGCAATACGTTTCTTGTTCTTTTTCGGATAACTGTCTGATATATGATTCAAATAATCGCGCAGACTGGTCAAATGCCTTTGCCCTTTGAAATACCTGCGCCAATTCCAATACGGCGCGACGTTGAAAATCGCTGGCAACGGTTGCAACTTTGAGCAGGTGCTGAAGTGCCTCTCGCAATTGCCCGAGCAATTTCAGATCAATGCCCAGATTCAAGCGTGCCCCGCGGTGATCCGGTTTTGCTTCTAATTGATCGCGATATGCTTGCACGGCTTTTTCGCGTTCTCCATCTTCATCGAGCAATATCCCTATGCGATAGTTTGCATTGGGGTGTTTGGGATCGATTTTTAAGACATTGCGATAGGCTTTGAGGGTCTCACTGCTGCCGTAATTTTCCAGGGTTTGCGCCAGGTTATATTGCGCTTCTGAGTACGTTTTATCTGCCCGATTTGCATCCCGAAAATACGCAATTGCCCGACGCAATTCGTTCTTTTTGCGGCTATAGACCAGGCCCAGTCCATTGTAAGCTGGCGCGTATTTTTTCTTTTTTGAAACTGCGGTCTTAAACGCCTTTTCCGCTTCGGCCAAATCGCCCTGTTTCAAATAGACATGGCCTATGCCCACATAGGCGGGTGCGTACTTTTCGTTCTGGGCAATCGCCGATTGAAACGATACAAGTGCCGCGTCCAGATTTTCTGCCTCAAAGTGTTTCATCCCTTCACGGTATGCTCTCTCTGCCGCGGCAATGGCCTCTGGCGAAGCGTCTTTTGCCAGACCATCTGTTGCAGTTAGCGCAATGCACAAAATTCCCAGTATTATCGATTTCATAACCATACGCCTTTCATCGCATTTTTGATCGTTTGCACATTTGCTCCATGATACACAAAAGGAAACGAAAGCACAAGAGGGCACTATTCGCCGTAGAAAACAAAAAAGCGGGGCTCTTATAGAGCTCCCGCTTTTTTATTAAGTGCCGGTTGTACGCTAAATCCTTCCCCTCTCCCCTGACGAAAGAATGCGCGCTACAACCGGCTCAAAATCAAGCTGCAATAGGTTGTGCATCGGCTTTGCGCCGAGCGTCTAACCTCGCTTTTATTTTTTGGATCAATTCGGATGCTTGACGCTTGTCCAATCCACCTTCAATCTGGGTTTTCAATCGCTCGCGTTCTCGCTCGGTTAGCCGTGGACTGCGCCCCAGATTTTTAATCAGATCAATCTGACTTTGCGTGGCAGATGAACTGTTGTACTCCTCTCCAACATCGCTGGCGGCATCTGTGGCTACCTGTAGCTCATCGACAGAACACATCCCTGTCGCGGTAGCCAGACGCATCGCCCGATTGGTGGCGCGTCGCGTCGCCATTTCGAGTGGGTAATCTGAAAATCGCACAAATCCTTTGAGATTATTAGGCGTTGTGGTGCCGTAATCGACAAAAGGACGCGCAAGTCCCTCGACCCACACCTCACCGCGCATTACCACCAGCGGTTCCTCATCTTTTAATCCCATCATCCGCCGCAACAGAGCGTATTCTTCTTTGGAAGGCATTACAGCCTGTACTGCGAATTTGCCAGCCTTATAGGTTTGCAACATTTTGTACTGCAACCCCGCAGACGTGATGTAGGGATCGTTCTGGATGAATACCACAAACTCATCGATTTTCTCGGTGGGAAAACCTTCGGATTCTGCAATCTGCTTCTTGATATGGTCGATGGTTTGGGCTGCTGTCGCCTTCATATTTGAGTTATTTGTTTTCATATCTCGCTGGGACATTGCTATCTCTCCTTTGCTTTCGTGGAAATCGGCAACACAACGGGTTATTTATTGCCGAAAATAAACGTGAATATATGGGTTGCGATTTAATTATTGCGAACGCCTAAAGACTCAATAACCTGAAACCAGGCCGATTCGTAATCTGTCAGGGCACCGTGCCACTCAGTGAGTTCTCCCTTCCCCTGGGTCAAAT
The Gemmatimonadota bacterium DNA segment above includes these coding regions:
- a CDS encoding GWxTD domain-containing protein, producing MVMKSIILGILCIALTATDGLAKDASPEAIAAAERAYREGMKHFEAENLDAALVSFQSAIAQNEKYAPAYVGIGHVYLKQGDLAEAEKAFKTAVSKKKKYAPAYNGLGLVYSRKKNELRRAIAYFRDANRADKTYSEAQYNLAQTLENYGSSETLKAYRNVLKIDPKHPNANYRIGILLDEDGEREKAVQAYRDQLEAKPDHRGARLNLGIDLKLLGQLREALQHLLKVATVASDFQRRAVLELAQVFQRAKAFDQSARLFESYIRQLSEKEQETYCDLNLLASGPILKEYNDAETLPEKKRVFRTFWSRLDPAPVTEANERLLEHYRRVAYAREFFGTLRFPWDARGEAYIRYGGPDHVSNSGNIQLERTKKLVDVKERLIQKAGPAVDRLLRARSDAVASSMRGMQGQLRRAERRDPGGRQQVTSGTILGWPVYPVDGIWEYWIYADVGNGIEVVFEQRSNQGAWDYADIPLGRGRIARIWQDMHPEIVLKQVAVLTPMTYRPDFATGALDFYLASSAFRGQEGLTALEIYYGIPTAQLHFAAGQDGAKIAQLDRGIVVYNQAGDPVYRTSQEMVLGAAGEADQSPGAYMPEMDRLFLTPGNYRISVQVLDRRSRKSQVYHINRVVPEYDIDDELKISDVELAATINMADKSRFQKGDIEVIPIASKAYLPAQPVFIYFEIYNLKRNAFGQTKYRVSYVVRSRDQKTIGARILGGVGKMLGQKSEQGVVSIEYEQVGTETQEPGYLELDMSRSEPGEKTVEIAIVDETTGQTATATATFVTQ